CAGATGACCTTCCGAAATAGTAAACTGGCGCACCCGAGTCAATCCGTGCATCTCGCCAGAATCCTCATTCCGGAACAGCGTAGAGGTTTCACCATAACGCAGCGGCAAATCTCGGTAGGACTTTTGGCTCTGCTTGTAAACGTAGTACTGGAATGGACAGGTCATCGGACGCAGGGCAAAAACTTCTGCATTCTCGTCTTCGTCATCCCCCAGCACAAACATGCCCTCTTTATAATGTCCCCAGTGATCAGAGATGATATATAGGTCCTTCTTAGCCATAAGTGGAGTCTTCGTCCTCAGATAGCCCCGCTTTTCCTCTTCATCTTCTACCCATCGCTGTAAGGTCTGAATCATCTTCGCACCCTTTGGCATCAGCAGCGGCAGTCCCTGTCCAATGACATCTACCGTAGCAAAGAGTTCCATTTCCCGGCCCAGCTTGTTGTGATCCCGCTTCTTGATTTCTTCCAGATACACCAGGTATTCCTTCAGCTCTTCCTTCTTTGTAAAGGCCGTTCCGTAAATTCTGGACAGCATCTTGTTCTTCTCGTTGCCTCTCCAGTATGCTCCGGAGGAAGAGATCAGTTTAAAAGCTTTAATCGGCTTGGTAGACATCAAGTGTGGTCCTGCACAGAGATCCACAAAATCTCCCTGCTGGTAGAAAGAAATTACAGCATCCTCTGGCAGATCCTGAATCAACTCTACCTTGTACGGCTCCGCCTTCTCTTCCATGAGCTTGATCGCCTCTTCTCTAGGCAAAGTAAAACTCTCCAGCTTGCTGCCTTCCTTGATAATCTTCTTCATCTCTCCTTCAATTTTATCTAAATCTTCTCTGGAGAATGGTTCGTGCTCAAAATCGTAGTAATAGCCCGTGTCGATAGAGGGTCCGATAGCTAGTTTGGCCTCTGGATACAGCCGCTTTACTGCCTGAGCCAGCACGTGGGAACAAGTATGGCGGTAAGCTGCCAAACCTTTTGGATCGCTGGCAGTTAAAATGCTCAACTGACAGTCTCGATCAATAACGGTCCTCAAATCGGCCACCTGGCCGTCAATTTCTCCGGCACAGGCCATTCTGGCCAAGCCCTCGCTGATATCTTCTGCTATCTCAATGATAGACTTTGCTTCGTTGTACTCTTTTACAGAGCCGTCTTTCAGTGTAATTTTCATGTAACTACTTCCTCCTGTTCAATTATTGTTTTTCATGGGCAGGAAAGACTCCATATAATGGCATTTGAACCATCAAAAAATCCCTTTCTGCACCACATGCAGAAAGGGACGAGTTATCTGTTCTCGCGGTTCCACCCTAATTGCTAAGCGATTTCCTTTTTCCATAGGCTTTTCAGCCAACAGCTGGCCTCCAAGACCGAACTATCCTCTATGAACGTGAAATCACAAAACCACTCATCTTGATTATAACGGAATCACCGGGCCGGATTAGGGCCACTCCGAGGTAGTTTTCAAATGGTTCTCTATTAAAGCGTTTCCAGCAGCCCGCTTCTCTCTGTAAATCTTTCCCACTTTACTCTTCTCATCAACGTGTTAATAATATTAAATTATCCTTTATTTTATCACCAATGATTCTCCGTTTCAAGCCCTAAAATAAATTTTATGAAAGGATTTTATTTCCGGATATCAATCCGATAGGAATCATCATACTGGATATCGCCAAAGGTTGCCATGTTGTTCATAACCGCACAGGCAGCCGAGATAATGTGAAAAGCCAAAGCACAGCCAGTGCCTTCTCCTAGCCGCATGTCCATCTCCAGGATAGGTTCCATGCCCAGTTCTTTAAAAATTAAGTCGTAAACAGGTTCCTTCGATTTGTGGCTGGAATAGAGGAAATCTTTTACATGAGGGTTCAGCAACACCGCCCCATACGCCGACAGGGCCGAGATAACTCCGTCGATAACGATAGGGACCCGAAAGTAAGCCGCCCCTAAAAAACAACCGACCATACCAGCGATATCCAACCCACCTACTTTAGCAATCACATCCAGCGGGTCTGAAGGGTTAGGCTGGTTCAAGCGGATAGCCTCGGTAATGACTTGCTTTTTATGCCGGAGAGCCTCATCTGTCAGTCCACCGCCTTTACCCACCGCACGTTCAGCAGATTCCCCAGTCAACGTCATAAACACGGCACTGGTAGAACTGGTATTGCCAATGCCCATCTCTCCCGTACCGATGAGCTGATACCCTTCTGACACAGCTAGTCCTACCATCTCAATGCCCACTTCTATGGCCTTTACTGCTTCTTCTCGGCTCATAGCTGGTCCTTTGGCAAAGTTATCCGTTCCATATTTGACCTTCCGATTATAGACCTTATCGTTGTTGTAGTCTGACATAATACCCACATCTACGACTTTGATATCCGCTCCTGCATGGGCAGACAGAACTCCCATACCGCAGATGCCCTTCGTCATATTCATGCCTTGGACCAAGGTGATATCCTGAGGAGAACCGGCCACGCCTTCAGCACAGATGCCGTTGTCCGCCACCATAACGATGGAGCACTTCTTCTCCACGTTATTTTTTACCTTCCCTGTAATGCCCGCCATCTTTACCGCCATGGTCTCCAGCTTTCCCAGGCTGCCCAGTGGCTTAATTAAGCTGTCCATGTGCTTCTGTGCCTCTGCCAAGGCCTCTTCATCGGCGCCCCGTATACCTTCTAAAACTTCCGCTAGTGTCTTCATCGTTTTCCTCGTCCTCCTTTGTGTCTAAGCCAGTTTGCCAATCCGGCTCAATTCCGTATATTTGTACAATTTCAAATAAGTTGCTCCGGGCTACATCCTCGGGAGTGACCACCAGTCCGCCATTGCTGTCCACATCATAACCAAACTGTTTCATAATGTACCAAATCAGGTGGGAGCAATGGGTCCGCTGAAGCGGTTCTCCTTCACCCCCTGACAGCTCCGGCAAAATGCCATAATCCACTCCCAGACAGTTGGCTGTTGCGTAGTCAGCCATGGCCTGTCCCAGTTCTGCCTGGGTGTAGCCTCTCGAAGCGGCAGCTTCTTCGCTAATCCTCAGATGAATCAACGTAGGATAAGACCGCCACTTCCCCGTCGTTCGATAGGCCGTAGGCGTTCCCAAATAGGTAGCTTCTATGGTTTTGGCTTCTTTACCTCTGTCGGCCTTGCTGACCACCATAGCACAGTGACCGTGTCGATACCCCATGGTATGCGTAGAAAGGCTCACTAGCACATCTCCCGGCTCCATATCCACCAGCCAACGACCTTTGATACTTTTTCCTTTTGCATCCCGCAGCCGCTCATTGTATGTGAATAATCCTATTTTAGCACAAGTATAAGGATAACCGTCAAAAAATATTTCCTGGAACCCCGCAATCTCCTCCTCATAATTCTCCTGAGCCATCAAATAGTCTACCGCCGGCTTTCCTAGACCGGTCTGTCGAAAAATTTCCTTGTACTCTGACTCCGTCAGCTGGGGACCGCCCTCTACCTCACTCATAGAAGTGGCTCTGCCCTCTTCGTCTACCCCATCGGCTGCGGTCCGCTCCGGGGCCTCCTTACCAAAGGCTCCCGCAGCCCGAATATCCTCAAAGAGAACCTCTAAAGGGATTCGTTCATAGTCTGGCCGATATACGGGATTCCGATCGGCCTGTCCCATAGCCAGCCACAGGATGGAAAAAGCGGCCATCACACCGACTGCCGCTCTCCTAAAATATTTATTTCCTGCTTTCCTCTGGCAATTCATATCGTGCTCTTCTTTCCAAGCTTGTCACCTTCACGAAAGGCAATCGGAACAAATCCTCCGTCGCCACCCGAATGTCCACGGTCACCGCTGGTATCCGGCTGAAATTCTCTGAAGCATAGCCACAGTCCTCATCCTCAAACACCGCCTCATAAGATACCGTCCCTCGGGACAAAGCTTTTGAATTTCTCTTTATGTATGCCAAATAATCTTTGATGTACGTCTGCCCCTGCTGCTGGTTGAAGACAATGCTCCCCTTAGCATAAGCGTCTTCTTCCAGAAACAAGGCCGCACCCGCTGCACATTCTTCCGCCGC
The genomic region above belongs to Aminipila butyrica and contains:
- the thrS gene encoding threonine--tRNA ligase, whose protein sequence is MKITLKDGSVKEYNEAKSIIEIAEDISEGLARMACAGEIDGQVADLRTVIDRDCQLSILTASDPKGLAAYRHTCSHVLAQAVKRLYPEAKLAIGPSIDTGYYYDFEHEPFSREDLDKIEGEMKKIIKEGSKLESFTLPREEAIKLMEEKAEPYKVELIQDLPEDAVISFYQQGDFVDLCAGPHLMSTKPIKAFKLISSSGAYWRGNEKNKMLSRIYGTAFTKKEELKEYLVYLEEIKKRDHNKLGREMELFATVDVIGQGLPLLMPKGAKMIQTLQRWVEDEEEKRGYLRTKTPLMAKKDLYIISDHWGHYKEGMFVLGDDEDENAEVFALRPMTCPFQYYVYKQSQKSYRDLPLRYGETSTLFRNEDSGEMHGLTRVRQFTISEGHLIVRPDQIEEEFKGCVDLAKYCLTTLGLEKDVTYRMSKWDPNNQEKYLGTEETWNHVQDMMRNILNHIGIDFTEEEGEAAFYGPKLDIQAKNVYGKEDTMITIQLDMFLAERFDMSYVDSDGEKKRPYIIHRTSLGCYERTLAWLIEKYAGKFPTWLCPEQVRILPISEKYHDYAKAVRDELQKNGILVTIDERSEKIGYKIRETRLDRVPYMLVVGQKEAEEKVVSVRSRFEGDEGQKPLQQFIAEICQEIRTKAIREIRVEEEEK
- the cobT gene encoding nicotinate-nucleotide--dimethylbenzimidazole phosphoribosyltransferase, translating into MKTLAEVLEGIRGADEEALAEAQKHMDSLIKPLGSLGKLETMAVKMAGITGKVKNNVEKKCSIVMVADNGICAEGVAGSPQDITLVQGMNMTKGICGMGVLSAHAGADIKVVDVGIMSDYNNDKVYNRKVKYGTDNFAKGPAMSREEAVKAIEVGIEMVGLAVSEGYQLIGTGEMGIGNTSSTSAVFMTLTGESAERAVGKGGGLTDEALRHKKQVITEAIRLNQPNPSDPLDVIAKVGGLDIAGMVGCFLGAAYFRVPIVIDGVISALSAYGAVLLNPHVKDFLYSSHKSKEPVYDLIFKELGMEPILEMDMRLGEGTGCALAFHIISAACAVMNNMATFGDIQYDDSYRIDIRK